The following proteins are co-located in the Longimicrobium sp. genome:
- a CDS encoding vanadium-dependent haloperoxidase — MAKAHTFTEDFNDNASDTTKWWVFGDAREVNRRLELWLASSAADSYAGYTAKGTYDLTGSRIWVELVQAPRTGQARLRAYLSEGNELSIGLVDGLLRCEQQVGGAYLVFLTVPYDPEAHRWLRLRELNGTVFWEVSPDGSAWTTLYSNPAPFAVTAVSPGIFTGTWQPAPSPGVAVFDNLNVAATSLARRVEERRRSARAVRADAAELAAGRRHDEHANNNDEVNYPDRPFIGSYSKSLKHDSLGDPEPISYGTLLRALQSEDPADFEEIQLASSTALKLTNPQSGLAFDLEGPDAQALTLQPAPRFDSEVAAHEMGELYWMALARDVAFIDYGTDGTIAAAVSSLNGEFPRFGGTVPVTAQNVFRGIYPGEQAGPYVSQFLWKGNVDPRKPAGQGRDAADGIISYGARGIDQRIVPAQAGTNSIAVFQTWLNVQNGMDRRGMDVLDTVKRFIRSLRDGATFVHFDQVLDAYYNAAWYLMSEPRGNQLTFVSGGTTGRPQIDLEFSPDQGNPYDPPGAAGDSRTQTGFATFGPIHLLQVLAEVLGRALRAVWWQKWGVHRRLRPEEYGGRVHNHLTGARTYPLHPSILTSLQSGWLAPYVGQAGERFPSSYLLPQAYPEGAPTHPAYGAGHATGSGACATILKAFFDDTAQIENPLQATADGLSLVPYTGADAGQMTVGGELNKLAGNIALFRDAAGVHWRSDYTASLPLGEAVAIGLLQEMTLGFNEDDAFFELTRFDGVRIRIFDGKVVPVV; from the coding sequence ATGGCCAAGGCACACACCTTCACCGAGGACTTCAACGACAACGCTTCCGACACCACGAAATGGTGGGTGTTCGGCGACGCCCGCGAGGTGAACCGGCGCCTGGAGCTGTGGCTGGCCAGCAGCGCGGCCGACAGCTACGCCGGCTACACCGCCAAGGGCACGTACGACCTCACCGGCTCGCGCATCTGGGTGGAGCTCGTCCAGGCCCCGCGCACGGGGCAGGCGCGCCTGCGGGCGTACCTGAGCGAGGGGAACGAGCTCAGCATCGGGCTGGTGGACGGCCTGCTGCGCTGCGAGCAGCAGGTCGGGGGCGCGTACCTGGTGTTCCTCACGGTGCCCTACGACCCGGAGGCGCACCGCTGGCTGCGGCTGCGCGAGCTGAACGGCACCGTCTTCTGGGAGGTCTCGCCCGACGGGTCCGCGTGGACCACGCTGTACAGCAACCCGGCCCCCTTCGCCGTGACCGCGGTGAGCCCCGGGATCTTCACCGGGACCTGGCAGCCGGCCCCGTCGCCCGGCGTGGCGGTCTTCGACAACCTGAACGTGGCCGCCACCTCGCTCGCGCGGCGCGTGGAGGAGCGGCGCCGGTCGGCGCGCGCCGTCCGCGCCGACGCGGCCGAGCTGGCGGCGGGGCGGCGCCACGACGAGCACGCCAACAACAACGACGAGGTGAACTACCCCGACCGCCCCTTCATCGGCAGCTACTCCAAGAGCCTGAAGCACGACTCGCTGGGAGACCCGGAGCCGATCTCGTACGGCACCCTGCTGCGCGCGCTGCAGAGCGAGGACCCGGCCGACTTCGAGGAGATCCAGCTCGCCTCGTCCACGGCGCTGAAGCTAACCAACCCGCAGTCCGGACTCGCCTTCGACCTCGAGGGCCCCGACGCGCAGGCGCTCACCCTGCAGCCCGCCCCCCGCTTCGACAGCGAGGTGGCGGCGCACGAGATGGGCGAGCTGTACTGGATGGCGCTGGCCCGCGACGTCGCCTTCATCGACTACGGGACCGACGGCACGATCGCGGCGGCGGTCTCCTCGCTCAATGGCGAGTTCCCGCGGTTCGGCGGGACGGTGCCGGTGACGGCGCAGAACGTCTTCCGGGGCATCTATCCGGGCGAGCAGGCGGGCCCCTACGTCTCGCAGTTCCTGTGGAAGGGGAACGTCGACCCGCGCAAGCCGGCCGGGCAGGGCCGCGACGCCGCCGACGGGATCATCTCCTACGGCGCGCGGGGGATCGACCAGCGCATCGTCCCGGCCCAGGCGGGAACGAACTCGATCGCGGTGTTCCAGACCTGGCTGAACGTGCAGAACGGAATGGACAGGCGCGGCATGGACGTCCTCGACACCGTCAAGCGCTTCATCCGCTCGCTGCGCGACGGGGCCACCTTCGTGCACTTCGACCAGGTGCTGGACGCCTACTACAACGCCGCCTGGTACCTGATGTCGGAGCCGCGCGGGAACCAGCTCACCTTCGTGAGCGGGGGGACCACCGGGCGCCCGCAGATCGACCTGGAGTTCTCGCCGGACCAGGGGAACCCGTACGACCCGCCGGGAGCCGCGGGCGACTCGAGGACGCAGACCGGCTTCGCCACCTTCGGCCCGATCCACCTCCTCCAGGTGCTGGCCGAGGTGCTGGGGCGGGCGCTGCGGGCGGTGTGGTGGCAGAAGTGGGGGGTGCACCGGCGGCTGCGCCCCGAGGAGTACGGCGGGCGCGTGCACAACCACCTCACCGGCGCGCGCACGTACCCCCTGCATCCGAGCATCCTCACCTCGCTGCAGTCCGGCTGGCTGGCGCCGTACGTGGGGCAGGCGGGCGAGCGCTTCCCCAGCTCGTACCTGCTCCCGCAGGCGTACCCCGAGGGCGCCCCCACGCACCCGGCGTACGGGGCGGGGCACGCCACCGGCTCGGGGGCGTGCGCCACCATCCTCAAGGCGTTCTTCGACGACACCGCGCAGATCGAGAACCCCCTGCAGGCCACCGCCGATGGCCTCTCGCTGGTGCCCTACACCGGCGCCGACGCGGGGCAGATGACCGTGGGCGGCGAGCTGAACAAGCTGGCCGGCAACATCGCCCTCTTCCGCGACGCGGCAGGCGTGCACTGGCGCAGCGACTACACCGCGTCGCTCCCCCTGGGCGAGGCGGTGGCCATCGGCCTGCTCCAGGAGATGACCCTGGGCTTCAACGAGGACGACGCCTTCTTCGAGCTGACCCGGTTCGACGGCGTCCGCATCCGCATCTTCGACGGCAAGGTGGTGCCGGTGGTGTAG